From a region of the Hemitrygon akajei chromosome 16, sHemAka1.3, whole genome shotgun sequence genome:
- the LOC140740076 gene encoding RING finger protein 11-like isoform X2 has protein sequence MYTTRTQERDRKSCRETGKQHTMAESRKERIRIWEEQKDKRAHTQPTAEQPRVPVYHPTPSQTRLATQLTEDEQIRIAQRLGLIQHLPKGSFDRGREAQSKKIKECVICMMDFEYGDPIRFLPCMHIYHMECIDEWLMRSFTCPSCMEPVDAALLSSYKTN, from the exons ATGTACACCACACGCACacaagagagagacagaaaaagctgcagggagACAGGAAAACAGCACACCATGGCTGAAAGTAGAAAAGAAAGGATCAGGATTTGGGAGGAGCAGAAAGACAAAAGGGCTCACACACAACCAACTGCT GAGCAACCACGAGTTCCAGTTTATCACCCAACACCGAGCCAAACTCGCCTGGCAACACAGCTGACAGAGGATGAACAAATCCGAATAGCACAGAGGCTTGGCCTAATCCAGCACCTTCCCAAGGGCAGCTTTGACAGAGGCAGGGAAGCCCAGAGCAAGAAGATCAAGGA GTGTGTGATCTGTATGATGGACTTTGAGTATGGTGACCCGATCCGGTTCCTGCCGTGTATGCACATCTACCACATGGAATGCATCGATGAGTGGCTCATGAGGTCCTTCACTTGCCCGTCATGTATGGAGCCTGTGGATGCTGCCTTGCTCTCTTCCTACAAGACCAACTGA
- the LOC140740309 gene encoding uncharacterized protein — protein MAHGGGVTERLGHGGGVTERLGHGGRVTERLAHGGGVTERLGQTAHEGRVTGRNGPRGRSDRATGPRGTSDRATGQNGPRGRSDRVTGQNGPRGTSDRATGPRGTSDRATGPRGRSDRATGRNRPRGRSERATGSNGPRGWSDRATGRNGPRGRSDRATGSNGPRGTRVTERLGHGGGVNERLGHGGGVTEGLGEMAHGGGSDRVTGRNGPRGRSDRATGPRGTSDRATGPRGRSDRATGRNGPRGRSDRVTGSNGTRGRSDRATGPRGRRDRVTG, from the exons ATGGCCCACGGGGGAGGAGTGACCGAGCGACTGGGCCACGGGGGAGGAGTGACCGAGCGACTTGGCCACGGGGGACGAGTGACCGAGCGACTGG CCCACGGGGGAGGAGTGACCGAGCGACTGGGTCAAACGGCCCATGAGGGACGAGTGACTGGGCGAAATGGCCCACGGGGGAGGAGTGACCGAGCAACTGGGCCACGGGGGACGAGTGACCGAGCGACTGGGCAAAATGGCCCACGGGGGAGGAGTGACCGAGTGACTGGGCAAAATGGCCCTCGGGGGACGAGTGACCGAGCGACTGGGCCTCGGGGGACGAGTGACCGAGCGACTGGGCCACGGGGGAGGAGTGACCGAGCGACTGGGCGAAATCGCCCACGGGGGAGGAGTGAACGAGCGACTGGGTCAAACGGCCCACGGGGGTGGAGTGACCGAGCGACTGGGCGAAATGGCCCACGGGGGAGGAGTGACCGAGCGACTGGGTCAAACGGCCCACGGGGGACGA GAGTGACCGAGCGACTGGGCCACGGGGGAGGAGTGAACGAGCGACTGGGCCACGGGGGAGGAGTGACCGAGGGACTGGGCGAAATGGCCCACGGGGGAGGAAGTGACCGAGTGACTGGGCGAAATGGCCCTCGGGGGAGGAGTGACCGAGCGACTGGGCCACGGGGGACGAGTGACCGAGCGACTGGGCCACGGGGGAGGAGTGACCGAGCGACTGGGCGAAACGGCCCACGGGGGAGGAGTGACCGAGTGACTGGGTCAAACGGCACACGGGGGAGGAGTGACAGAGCGACTGGGCCACGGGGGAGGAGAGACCGAGTGACTGGGTGA
- the LOC140740076 gene encoding RING finger protein 11-like isoform X1: MGNCFKSQTGDDVSLLNDSASYAGDGAGGEAARPGSRPGAALHRPPEQEQPRVPVYHPTPSQTRLATQLTEDEQIRIAQRLGLIQHLPKGSFDRGREAQSKKIKECVICMMDFEYGDPIRFLPCMHIYHMECIDEWLMRSFTCPSCMEPVDAALLSSYKTN, encoded by the exons ATGGGAAACTGTTTCAAGTCGCAGACGGGCGACGACGTCTCGCTGTTAAATGACTCGGCGAGTTACGCCGGAGATGGAGCGGGCGGCGAAGCCGCCAGGCCTGGGTCTCGGCCCGGGGCTGCCCTGCATAGGCCGCCGGAGCAG GAGCAACCACGAGTTCCAGTTTATCACCCAACACCGAGCCAAACTCGCCTGGCAACACAGCTGACAGAGGATGAACAAATCCGAATAGCACAGAGGCTTGGCCTAATCCAGCACCTTCCCAAGGGCAGCTTTGACAGAGGCAGGGAAGCCCAGAGCAAGAAGATCAAGGA GTGTGTGATCTGTATGATGGACTTTGAGTATGGTGACCCGATCCGGTTCCTGCCGTGTATGCACATCTACCACATGGAATGCATCGATGAGTGGCTCATGAGGTCCTTCACTTGCCCGTCATGTATGGAGCCTGTGGATGCTGCCTTGCTCTCTTCCTACAAGACCAACTGA